The Candidatus Thermoplasmatota archaeon genomic sequence CCGGGCTTCGTGATCGGCCGCCGCGGCGCGACGATCAAGAAGCTCACGGACGACCTCACGACCCGCTTCGGCCTGGACAACCCCCAGATCGAGGTGCAGGAGGACACGAACCCCTCGCTCAACGCCCAGATCATGGCGCAGAAGCTCGCGGAGGCCCTCGAGCGCGGCTGGCACTTCCGCCGCGCGGGCCACTCGACGCTCCGGCGCATCATGGACTCGGGCGCCCGCGGCTGCCTCGTGATCATCGCGGGCAAGCTCACGGGCGGCCGCAGCCGCCGCGAGAAGTTCAAGGAAGGCCGGATCAAGTTCACGGGCGAGACGGCCATCGTGAACATGTCGCGCGGCTACGCCGTCGCGAAGAAGAAGCTCGGCACGATCGGCGTGTCCGTGCGCATCATGGGCCCCGACGCCCGCCTCCCCGACGAGGTCGACGTCAAGGGCACGGAAGCGCCCGCCGCGCCGGCCCCCGCCGGCGCGGCGGGCGCTTC encodes the following:
- a CDS encoding 30S ribosomal protein S3 produces the protein MAVERKLIKEHKRRVMVREFLHKETERAGFGGAEIQRTPMGTRINLVAERPGFVIGRRGATIKKLTDDLTTRFGLDNPQIEVQEDTNPSLNAQIMAQKLAEALERGWHFRRAGHSTLRRIMDSGARGCLVIIAGKLTGGRSRREKFKEGRIKFTGETAIVNMSRGYAVAKKKLGTIGVSVRIMGPDARLPDEVDVKGTEAPAAPAPAGAAGAS